From Nocardia sp. NBC_00416:
TGCTGCTGTTCATCACTGTGGTCGGCGTGGCCTTCCGGCTCGCCGCCGCAGCCACCGGCGGGCTTCCGCGCGCCGAACGCGCGCTCCTGCCCACTCGGCTCTCCTACACGCTGACCCCGATCATCGCCGGCTATGTGCTCGCGCACTATCTGACTTTTCTGGTCGAGAAGGGACAGGCGACGGTGATCCTGTTCGCCGACCCGTTCGGGGCCGGGTGGAATCTGTTCGGACTGGCTGACCGCGAGGTCGCCTACCTGCTGTCCGCGAATCCGGCGGTGCTGGGGACGATCAAGGTGCTAGCGGTCGTGTCCGGGCATATCCTCGGTGTCGCCGCCGCCCACGATCGCTGCCTGCGACTGCTCCCACCGGCGCATCGGCTCACCGGGCAGCTCGCGCTCATGTTGCTCATGGTCGGGTTCACCTTCACCGGGCTCTATCTGCTCTTCGATGCCTAGCCCCGGGGGTCGGCGTCGGGACGGTCAACGCCTGCCGGACAGCGCCGTCGCGCCCCGGGCCGGCCGCCCGCGGGACAGCCGAGTCGATATCGCGTTGCCGGCGGCCGCCGCGCGGCTGATCGTCGAACGCGGTTACGGCGCGCTCACACTCCAGGCAGTCGGTCAGGGTTTGCCGATACTGGCCAAAACCTTCTCGTGCCACGCGATTTCGGTGTGGATGCGCATCCGGGCGTGGTCCACGATGAGATCATCGGCGACGCTCTGGTCCGGCCATCGCCGATCCGACTGGTGTTCGATTCGGGAACTCAGCGCCCGCAGTGCCGCGATCCGATCCTCCAGGTAGCCGCGCAGCAACTCCGTGTCGAGATCGTCGCCGACGGCCAGGGCGAGGTCGACCGGATCGGGTCGGATACCGACCTCGGTGAACGCCTCGTCGCGTAACGCCCGTAGTTCCCGCACTCCCTCGTCGGTGATCTGGTAGATGGTGCGCGCCGGTAGCGCGCCCTTCTGTTCGGTCCGCAGCGGGCGTATCAGTCCCTCGCTCTCCATGCGATGCAGTGCGCCGTACAGCGATCCCGGCTTCACTCTGGACCACAGGTCGGCGCGGTCCAGTCGTGCGTCGCGGCGCAACTGATGACCGTGCATGGGGCCCCGGCGGGCCAGCGCGGCCAGGACGAACAACCGGGTTTCGTTCACTCGCTCAGTCTTACACGACTACTCGCTTTTGAGTAGTCTGGCCCGTATGACAGTTCGACCGATCCTGATCGCCGGCGACCCGCGATTGGCCGCACCCGCGATTCCGGTGACCGTTTTCGACGACGAGCTCGCCGCCCTCGTCGCAGATCTCTTCGAGACCAACACCGCGGCCCACGGTGCCGGGCTGGCGGCCAACCAGATCGGCGACCCGCGTGCCGTTTTCGTCTACGACCTCACCGACTCCGGCACGCGGTACCGCGGTCACATCGTGAACCCCGTACTGAAGACCTCCGAGATCCCGGAGACGATGCCCGACCCCGACGACGATCTGGAAGGCTGCCTGTCGGTTCCGGGAGAATGGTTCCCCACCGGCCGCGCACACCGGGCCGAGGTCACCGGCGTCGATATGACCGGGAACCCCGTCACGGTGGAGGCGACGGGATACCTCGCCCGCTGTCTGCAGCACGAGGCCGACCACCTCGCTGGAATCCTCTACCTGTCCAGACTTCTCGGCCGGAACCGGCGGGACGCGCGGAAGATGCTCAAAGAGCGGGGCTGGACCCGGCCCGGCGACAGCTGGCTCCCGGGGGCCGGAGAGGGCCCTGCCGCCGGAGCGTGACGGTTCTCAGCGCGGCGGCCGGCTCATATCCCGGTTCATCGTCGGTAGTTCGATACTGATCGGCATCCGCAGTTCGGCCAGATACCACAGGGCGAACTGGCGCAGGAATTCGTCGAAGAGCCAGTACGCCTCCTGGGTCGGTGGTGCGATGGTGAGGACGCCTTCGCGCACGGCGATGAAAGGTCCCCAGCTCACCCGCAGCAGCGGATCCCAGACCGGTTCGCGGGCGATGGCCAGCCCGTCGGCGATCTCGTCCCCGAGCAGGAACCGGGTGAAGGCGCCGAGAACGCCTTTGCTGAGGATGGCGAGGTCGAGGTTGAACCCCAGTCGCAGCAGCCGGTCGGCCAGCTTCGCGCCCTCCGGGGTGGGCGCGATGATCGGGTCCAGAACCTGGGCCGCTTGAGAATTCGCCTGGTCCCAGGAATTGGGAATGTATTCGTCGCGGACGCCGAGCATATGCGCGGCCACCTGCCAGGAATGCAGAAAAGCGTCCGACTCGTGCGCCGGGATCGGCACCTTCCATGCCGTCAGGTGGCGCATGACGGTGGTGGGCAGGCTGTGCCAGGTCACCATGATGTCGTTCTGGCTGATCGGGATGTCCTCATCGGCCGAGTGGACCCAGTGCGGCGACTGTGGCAGCAGATGCCGAACGGCCGCGTGTACCAGCCTGGTTTTGACACAGGTCACGACCATCTGCCCGTCGGGTCCGTAGGCGTTGGCGCTGCCGATGTCGTAGCCGAGTTTGGCGGTCTTGGAGATGCGGTCCTTCAGATCGTGGCCGCCCTTGGAGTA
This genomic window contains:
- a CDS encoding PadR family transcriptional regulator, translating into MNETRLFVLAALARRGPMHGHQLRRDARLDRADLWSRVKPGSLYGALHRMESEGLIRPLRTEQKGALPARTIYQITDEGVRELRALRDEAFTEVGIRPDPVDLALAVGDDLDTELLRGYLEDRIAALRALSSRIEHQSDRRWPDQSVADDLIVDHARMRIHTEIAWHEKVLASIGKP
- a CDS encoding peptide deformylase; translation: MTVRPILIAGDPRLAAPAIPVTVFDDELAALVADLFETNTAAHGAGLAANQIGDPRAVFVYDLTDSGTRYRGHIVNPVLKTSEIPETMPDPDDDLEGCLSVPGEWFPTGRAHRAEVTGVDMTGNPVTVEATGYLARCLQHEADHLAGILYLSRLLGRNRRDARKMLKERGWTRPGDSWLPGAGEGPAAGA
- a CDS encoding oxygenase MpaB family protein produces the protein MDELSRRNALLAGGALGAFGALAMVTPARAEPWSWSPQGSVAGDGAGVDPLGVWDPEADELVASLLDRGEAPRVNDLLRTWTRNGQPLPAGLPTDLRDFMEYARQLPQWTDPGKLATAVDFNKKRGLYLGVLYGLASGMMSTVIPKEARAVYYSKGGHDLKDRISKTAKLGYDIGSANAYGPDGQMVVTCVKTRLVHAAVRHLLPQSPHWVHSADEDIPISQNDIMVTWHSLPTTVMRHLTAWKVPIPAHESDAFLHSWQVAAHMLGVRDEYIPNSWDQANSQAAQVLDPIIAPTPEGAKLADRLLRLGFNLDLAILSKGVLGAFTRFLLGDEIADGLAIAREPVWDPLLRVSWGPFIAVREGVLTIAPPTQEAYWLFDEFLRQFALWYLAELRMPISIELPTMNRDMSRPPR